A stretch of DNA from Oscillatoria sp. FACHB-1406:
TCCTTAGCAAACGGTTTCGCGGCTAAACTTTCTGCATCCTTAATCCGGTCTTTAAAGAAATCCTTAACGTAATCTTCGATCGCGCCTTTGCCCAGATCGGCGATAATAGCACCGACAGCGAGGGTGATGGGATCGAGCATATAGCAATCAACTCCTTCCTTCAAGACCGAAATTATCCTGGCAACAACCGTTATAGACGGCTCGCTCCTAGTCTAGCTTTACTCAAAACTTAGCTCATGGGTATTGGTGTAAGATCTGAAGTCTTGTAGGGCTTATCCCCGATCTCGATTTCTCGCTCCTTTTCCGGCTCTGTATTGGTATGATGCGATCGCATTTCCTCCTCCCCCTTCTCCTCCTCACCGCTTGCGGGACAACCCAGCCAGCAGCCGTCAACCCTGCGACTCCCAGCGATCGAGCGGAAAGCGCAACGCCCGAAACCGCAGCAATTTCCACGCAACCCCTCACTCCCGAACCAATTCGCATCGCCCTCAAAGACTTGCCGCCGCCCTTCGCCACCCGCAGCGCCTCCAAATCGCCCCGAGTCGTCCCCATTCCCCAAAACCCCACCTTAAACGTCCCCGCCGGGTTTCGAGTGAACGTTTTTGCCGATAACCTCGAAAATCCGCGCTGGTTAGCGCTGACTCCCTCCGGCGATGTCCTGGTGACGGAGACGCGCGCCAACCGCATTCGCCTGCTGCGCGACAAAAATGGCGATGGCGTTGCCGAAGTTCGCGAAACCTTCGCCGACAGCAGCAATGGTTTAAAGATTCCGTTTGGGATGGCATTTGCGGGCGACTCCTTCTTCCTGGGGAACTCCGCCGAAGTTCGCCGCTATCCTTACCCCGCCAATGCAACCCAACTCAGCGGTAAAGGCGAAAAAATTGCCGATCTTCCCGGCGGCGGTTATAACCAGCATTGGACGCGCAATGTCGTTGCTGCGCCAGATGGTAAAAAACTCTACGTTTCCATCGGTTCGCGTTCTAATGCCGATACCGAACCGCTTCCCCGCGCTTCCGTGCAAGTGATGAACCTCGATGGAACGGCGCAACAAACCTTTGCTTCGGGGTTGCGAAATCCGGTAGGACTCGATTTTAATCCCGCGACGAAAGAACTGTATGCAACGGTGAACGAACGGGATGGATTAGGAGACGATCTCGTTCCAGATTACCTGGCGCGCGTGCGTTCTGGGGAGTTTTACGGTTGGCCTTTTGCTTATTTAACTCCCAATCTCCTCGATCCGCGCCACGTTCGCAACGGCAAGAGTAATAACCCGGAACTGGCGGCAAAAACGCAAACGCCAGCGGTGTTATTTGCGGCGCATTCTGCGGCGTTGGGCTTGCGGTTTTATACGGGCAGCACTTTTCCCGAACAATACCGTAATGGGGCGTTTGTGGCGTTTAGAGGGTCGTGGAATCGCGATCGCGGCACGGGATATAAGGTGGTTTTCGTCCCCTTTGAAAACGGCAAAGCCCGAGGCGAGTATGAAGACTTTTTAACGGGATTTTTGCTCGACCCCAACGGCCCGACAACTTGGGGTCGTCCTGTGGGATTATTAGTCTTGCCGGATGGAAGTTTGTTAGTGACGGAGGAAGCGAATGGGCGGATTTATCGGATTCAATACGGTGGTAATTCGTAATTCGTAATTCGTAATTCGTAATTCGTAGTTCGTAATTCGTAATTCGTAATTCGTAATTTATAACTTATAATTCATAGCTCATAGTTCCCCCATTTCCCATTCATGACTCACCATTCATAACTCATAACTCATAACTCATAATTCCTCCCATTCATAACTCATAACTCATAATTCATAATTCCAATGTCTAGCCCCGATTTTCTCGCGCAACTCAACCCTTCCCAACGCCTTGCCGTCGAACATTTTTGCGGGCCAATGCTCGTTGTAGCGGGGGCGGGTTCGGGGAAAACGAGGGCGCTTACCTATCGCATTGCTAATTTAATCCTCACGCATAAAGTTGCCCCGGAAAATATTCTCGCGGTTACGTTTACGAATAAAGCAGCGCGGGAAATGAAGGAACGCTTAGAAATTATTTTTGCGCGCCACTATGCCGAGCAAAAACACCAACAGCGTTTAGAGGTGTTGCCTGCTGAAGAACAGACAAGGTTGCGATCGCGCGTTTACAAAAACGTCACTAAACCCCTCTGGATTGGAACGTTTCACAGCCTCTTCTCCCGCATCCTGCGCTTCGATATTAATAAATATCAGGATGAGAAAGGAAGAATCTGGAATCGTAACTTTTCGATCTTTGACGAATCCGACGCGCAAAGTGTAGTTAAAAATATCGTCACTAAACAGTTAAGCTTAGACGAAAAGAAATTCAATCCTCGTTCGGTTCGTTATGCCATTAGCAACGCCAAAAACCTCGGCTTTTCTCCCGCTGAATATGCCCTAGAAGAATCGAACTATCGCGGGCGCGTTATCGCTGAAGTCTATAACGAATATCAAGCGCAACTGGCGGCGAATAATGCGCTCGATTTCGATGACTTAATCTTAGTTCCCACGCGCTTATTCCAACAAAATGAATCGGTGTTGGGGTATTGGCACAATCAATTCCATCATATCCTCGTCGATGAGTATCAAGATACCAATCGCATTCAATACGAATTAATTCGCCTGTTGGCAACGAATAACGAACCCAAAAAGAGCGAGTGGAATTGGCAGGGGCGATCGGTTTTTGCGGTAGGCGATGCCGACCAATCGATCTACTCTTTTAGGATGGCAGATTATACCATATTATTGGGCTTTCAGGAAGACTTTGGCGATGGTTTGCCGGACGAAGATACGCGAACAATGGTGAAATTAGAAGAGAACTATCGATCGCGCGAAAATATCCTGGAAGCGGCGAACCAACTGATTGAAAACAATACCCAACGCATCGATAAGGTATTGCGTCCGACGCGAGGAACGGGCGAACAAATTTATTGCTACAAAGCCGATAACGAACAAACCGAAGCCCGCTTTGTCATCCAACAAATCTTAGAACTCAACCGACAAAATCCCGATCTCGATTGGGGCAGTTTTGCGATTTTATACCGAACTAACGCTCAATCGCGCGTTTTTGAAGATTCCCTCAGAGGGAAAGTTCCTTATATTGTCGTCGGCGGGTTAAAATTTTACGATCGCAAAGAAATTAAAGACGCGATCGCATACTTGCGCGTCCTCGCCAATCCCTCCGATACCGTGAGTATCCTGCGCGTTATTAATACCCCTCGACGCGGAATCGGACAAACCACCATCGATAACTTACTCAACGCCTCCAAAGAATTAAACATTCCCCTCTGGGAAATTCTCGCTGACGAAACCTCCGTCAGTACCCTCGCCGGACGCGCCGCTAAATCGGTCAATCAATTTGCTAAACTCATTCAGCAGTATCAAGAACAAATTAATAACCTAACCGCAGCCGAAATCGTGCGGGGAATTATGGAACATTCCGGCTACATCGATGACCTCAAAAAACAGGGAACCGATGAAGCCGAAAGCCGCTTAGAAAACGTTTTTGAATTAGTCAATGCTGTCGCCCAATTCCAAGAAGAAAATGAAGAGACCAGCTTAGAATCTTTCTTAGCGAACGCCTCCCTTGCCTCCGATTTAGATAACCTTGAAGAAGGTCAAAAAGCTGTCTCTCTAATGACCTTACATTCTGCCAAAGGCTTAGAATTTCCCGTGGTCTTTCTCGTCGGTTTAGAACAAGGATTATTCCCCAACAATCGTACCCTCGATGACCCCCTCGCCCTCGAAGAAGAACGCCGCCTCTGTTACGTGGGAATTACCCGCGCGCAGGAACAATTATTTCTTTCCCATGCCAAAGAACGGGCTTTGTGGGGGTCGCGCGAACCGGCCGTTCCTTCCCAATTTTTAGGAGAAATTCCTAAAGAATTAGTAGCGAGTAACGCGCGCGCCGCCGCCCAATACCGCCGCCGCAGTCCCCTCTCAGAACAGGAAACCTCCGCCCCTCGCAACGCCGCCCCGACCATCGATTGGAAAGTTGGCGATCGCGTCCTTCATAATATGTTTGGGGAAGGGCAAGTGACGCACGTTTTCGGTACGGGAAATAAAACCAGTCTCTCGATTAAATTTTCCGATTACGGTCAGAAAATTATCGATCCTAAAGTTGCACCGATGCAGCGTTCTTAACCCCAATTCGAGCGGAAGTGCGGGCATCTTGCCCGCCTGAATTCCCTCAAACTCCTAAGACTCTTCGCTGCTTTCGATGCCAAAAACGCGATTAAACGCTTTCTCAACTTTATAACCCGAATCGATCGCTTCCAAGGGATCTTTGCGCAGGCGATGACGCAGACAGAGAACGATGGTTCGGCGGATATCGTCTACCGTTGCTTCAGTGCGACCTTCAAAAGCCGCCAGCGCTTTCGCCGCGCGATTGGTGACAATATCGCCCCGCAGTCCGTCTACATTCAACTCCGAACACACTTCCGAAATATTAACGCGCAAATCGTAATCGAGATTGACTTGGGGGAGTAAATCTCTGGCTTGAATTAAACGTTCTTGTAGTGCATCTTGTTCGCTTTGGTGCTGTTCGCAGAACGCTTGTGGGTCGCGGTCGAATTCCGCACGCTGTTCGACAATTTGCACCCGCAACGCCGGTTCGCGCACCGTGCGGATTTCTGCGTGCATTCCGAAACGGTCTAATAATTGGGGGCGGAGTTCGCCTTCTTCCGGGTTTCCGGAACCGACTAAGACAAAGCGGGCGGGGTGGCGAATCGAGATTCCTTCCCGTTCTACCGTATTCCAACCGCTGGCGGCGGAATCGAGTAGTACGTCTACGAGGTGGTCGTCGAGTAGGTTCACCTCATCTACATAAAGGATGCCTCGGTTTGCCTTCGCCAGCAGTCCCGGTTCAAACGCTTTCACGCCTTCGGATAGGGCTTTTTCAATATCAATCGTGCCGCACACTCGGTCTTCCGTCGCACCGAGGGGAAGGTCAACCATGATGACCTTCTTTTGGACGGTGTTTAAGGAGATACCGTCGGTTACTTTTTGGCGTACCTCGTCACTCATTAACTCCGGGTCGGTGGGGTCGGAGTTAAAGGGGTCGTCGGCGATAACTTCGATTTCTGGGAGGAGGTCGGCGAGGGCGCGGATGGTTGTCGATTTTCCGGTGCCGCGATCGCCCATAATCATTACACCCCCCACTTTCGGGTCGATGACATTGAGTAGAAGCGCCAATTTCATCTCTTCCTGACCGACAATAGCGGTGAAAGGGAAGACAACGCGACGGGTTTTCGGGGGGGCGGGGGCTGTGACTGTCATATTCTCGAGTAGGTTAGGTCGGTAGGTCGCTCGGGCAGAAGCTTTTATTATCGGCTAATTTCGGGCAACGCTAGCAAAAGCGTTTTCTATTGTCTCACTTCGACCCCGCGTTTTGTAAGCCTGGTGCGTCCTGCGAAGTTACATTCGTTCGGAGTCAGCTAAAGACTAGGGATGAGATTAAGGTTAAATTAGTAGGGAGAGCCGCTGGATTTCTCTTTGCAGGAAAGGCGATTCAGCTTAAATTTTAACCCCTAGGGGAGTAAAAACGATGAAGGTCAAAGGAATTATACGCGGCAACACAATTGAGCTTTTAGAATCACTTTCAGTTCTCGATGGACTGGAAATCTTTATTGAAATACCCGATGATATCGCCTTTAATTCAGAGCAAAAATGGGAACAGATAAAGGGGGTTATTGGAGCGTGGAAAGATGATGAAGAAATTAGCAATATTTTTCAGGCGATAGATGAAGAACGTCATGCCGACTTAGGGCAGCCTCTCAATTTCGATAGTTTAAATTGAGCGATAAGTTTTCTATGTATCTTCTCGATACCAATATTTGCATAGCCATTATTCAGGGCAACTCAGCAGTAGTCACTCGATTTCAGGAAAAATACCAGGAATGTTATCTCTCTACGCTTGTTCTCGGAGAACTCTATAAAGGGGTGTATTGTTCGAGCAGAGTCGAGAAAAATTTGCTTGTTCTCAATCAGTTTGCCAACCCGCTAACTAAAGTTAACTTCGATGAAAATGCTGCTATAGAATTTGGTAAAATTCAAGGAGAACTTAAACAAATTGGTAGACCCACCGGACAAATCGATGCACTTATTGCATCAGTGGCTCGCTTCCGTAATGATGTCTTAGTTACAAATAATACCCGTCACTTTATCAATATTGAAAATTTGAAATTAGAAAATTGGTTAGATACTTAATCCATCGCTACTTGAAACATGAAGGTATGGTTCTAAACCCTGAAAGTCTTGTCTCCGAATTACGAATTACGAATTACGAATTACGAATTACAGTTGAGGTGAGGTGAGGTAAGCTTGTAGGAGGGGAATGCAGTTTGCGATCGCGCCTAAGTGGGCGATTTCGTAGCCGTGGGTGTTCTGCGTCGGAAACCCCAAACAAGCCGCCCGCGCGACATGACCGAATTTCATCGCGATCGACGCATCGCTACCAAAACCGCTAATTGCGGCAAATTGTAAGGGAATATTGGCCCAATTTGCTGCCGATTGCAACTCCCGATTTAAGCCTTCATCGTAAATCCCATAACCATCTTGAGACAGCAAGACGGGCGCTTCACCTTCATCAATGGGATATTCAACCGAAAGCGGACAAATTTCTAAGGCAATTAAGGCATCGAGGCGCTGATTTTGGGTGAAGTACAGCGCCCCAATCGCACCGACTTCTTCTTTCGCCGAAGCGACGAGGTAAACATCAACGGGCGGATTTTTCACTCGTTCGGCGAGGGCGAGCAAAATGGCGATCGATGCTTTATTATCCAGGGTATAACTGCCGATATAATCTTTGAGGCGCAGGGGATGTTTGCGGTGCTTGCTGACGACGACGCGAGTTCCGGGGCGCACGCCTGCGGCTTCTAGTTCTTCGTTGCTGCATTTCGTTTCTACCCATACGTCTTCCCAACGCAAGGGGGCGCTATCTTGCTGCGCTTTTTGGGGCGATTCGTGGGAGACGTGGCGCGAACCGAAGGAGAGAATGCCGGGAATGGTGGCAATATCGCCCAGGATATCGACTGCGCCTTCGCCATAAATCCAGGGGAAGGAACCGCCCAATCTGCGAATTTCTAAGCAACCTTTGGGCGTGAAGGACTTGACAATTGCGCCGATTTCGTCTTTGTGTCCGGTGATGGCAACCGCGCCTTCTCCCGTACCGGGAATTTTGGCGATAATATTCCCGGCTGCATCCTGCCAGGTTTCTACGCCTAAAGTTTGGAATTTTTCAAGGAGGACGCGATCGATTTCTGCTTCCACACCGCTGGGAGAATGCAGTAAGACTAATTCTTCAATCGTCTCGAATAGCCAATCGTAGAGTTCTACTGTCATTAATGAATTCCTAAAAAAGTTCGCCAGATTTGTAGTGCCGTGACACACCTTAAATGAGGCTTTAGAAAAACTCTTGAAACCCGATCGAGTAAGCAATAGAACGAGAAACCTATCGCACAGTTTTAGCTGTGTCACGGCACTACGTCTATGCTCGATCGCCGATTTGCTAAACTAGTCCGAGTAAGGCGACGAGTAACGCTTTTTGGGCGTGCATTCGGTTTTCGGCTTGATCCCAAAGACGAGATTGTGCGCCTTCCATGACAGCTTCGGTAATTTCTTCGCCGCGATGGGCGGGCAAACAGTGGAGGACGATCGCGTTGGGGTCGGCAATCTTCATCAATTGTTCGTTGACCTGGTAAGGTTGGAACAGGGGAATGCGATCGCTCGCCGAATCTTCTTGCCCCATACTCGCCCAAACATCGGTATAAAGCACCTGCGCGCCTTCTACGGCGGCTTTGGCATCGTCGGTGACAATAATTTCTGCCCCATCTATGGCTAATTGTTGCGCTTTTTCCACGATCGCGGGATCGGGGCGAAATCCTTCGGGAGTAGCGACGCGCACGTTCATCCCCATCATTGCGCCGCCAATAATCAGGGAGTGCGCGACGTTATTGCCATCGCCGAGGTAAGTTAGGGTTAAGCCAGACAGAGAACCGAGATGTTCTTGTACGGTTAAGAAGTCGGCAAGAATTTGGCAGGGGTGTTCTAAGTCACTCAGGGCGTTGACGATGGGAATCTCTGCGTAGCGGGCAAAGGTTTCTAAGTCCTCTTGTTTAAAGGTGCGGACTGCGAGAATATCGAGGTAGCGATCGAGGACGCGCGCCGTATCGGTAATCGGTTCGCCGCGCCCGACTTGGGTAACATTGGGATTGAGATCGATTGCTTGTCCGCCCAGTTGGTACATGGCAACGGTAAAACTGACGCGGGTGCGCGTCGAAGCTTTATAAAAGAGCAATCCAAGAATTTTATTGCAGGGAGGGAGCGATTTTTGTCCCCCCTTGAGTTCGGAGGCTAGCTGTAGAAGTCCCTGAAGTTGTTCGGAACTCAAATCGGCGATACTGAGAAAATCTTTGCCCTTCAGCGAATCCATAGCTCAAAATTTAGACGACTCAGCGCTTCAATCGCGTGAAGCCTACATTATATGTCGGAAGGTTCCGTTCTTGAAATTTCGAGCATTTTGATTTTCGGGCGGTGGTGTAGTGCGGGTTAATTCTGCCTCTGCGGTTGCGACTGGGTTTTTATCGAGCTTCTAGTTCGGCAATGCGCGCGAGGGCATCCTGATAGTATTGGGTGAGTTCTTGGTTGCGGTAAAGTTCGGCTGCTTTACGAAAATCGGCGAGTGCGCCTTCGCGATCGCCGAGTTGCGCTTTGGATAAAGCGCGATTATAGTAAGCTTGCGCGTAGTTCTCGTTGTAGCGCAGGGCATTAGTATAATCTTCAATTGCGCCGCGATCGTCTTGGGTACGACGTTTGGCAATCCCGCGTCCGAGGTAGGCGTTGGCATTGGTGGGGTTTAGCTGCAAGGACTGGTTGTAGTCCTCGAGAGCTTTGGGATAGTTTTGTTGATTGCGATAGGCGATGGCGCGCCCGAGATAAGCATTGGCGTTCTGCGGTTCGCGTTCGATTAAGGTACTAAAATCCGAGATTGCGCCTTGGTAGTCCTGTTGCTGAAGTTTCTGTACGCCGCGATTGAACAAAACATTCCCGTCTACCTGGGTTTGAGCTTCGGCTCGAGGCGAGAAGGCAGAAGGGACGAAGGAGGAGAGTAGGGGGGAAGTGCTGCCGATCGCGATCGCGATTCCTAGCATTTTAATCAAGTTACGGTTGCGATTCATAAACAAAAAAACACGATTACAACTTCTAACATTCCCCTTCGCAACGCTGGGATACCCCGCGATCGCAAAATGGGGATATCGCCAGTTTAGCTTTATCCCCAATCTCTTGTCTTCTGTTTCAGGGTTTCAATCCCTTTCAACCTTTTTGCTTGCTCCTTGCTGGGCGGAGCGATCGCCATCATAACCCCTTTTTCCGATCGATATTCGATTTAAATTCTAGGATCGGATGATTGCTTCATAATTCTTAATGAAGGGAGCGGGATTTCAGCCGACAAAAAATATCGCTTTCTGCCAATCCCGAACTGGCGTTATTTGAGGTGCAGGTAGCTCGCTTCTGCTTCGAGTTGGCGCACTAACTGCTCGTCTCCTCTAGCGCGAGCGGCTTCCAAGCGGTGTTCTAGGTTTTTCCGCAGGCTTTCGCGATGGTTGACTGCTGCGGTTTTGACGGCTTCTTGACGATTTCTATTCACGGTTGTTACCCCCAGAATGCATAAATTCACTTCACTTCCTTAATATAGCATTTTTAAGCTAAACTGTAGTTTTTGTTACAGAAATTTTTAAACATTTTGTTATATTTGAGGGTTGCGGTATGAACCAACCCAAAATTATTACTCTCCTGAGCGATTTTGGCTGGCAAGATAGTTATGTCGGCGCGATGAAAGGCGCGATCGCGCGCATCAACCCCACCCTCAACATTCTCGATCTCACCCACGACATCCCGCCCCAAGATTTAACCGCCGCCCGCTTTTGCCTGCTGAATACCTATCGCTACTTTCCCGACGGTACGGTTCACGTCGCTGTCGTCGATCCCGGTGTGGGCAGTCGGCGGCGCGCGATCGCCGTACAAATCGCAGCGGGAACGCTTGTCGGGCCGGATAATGGGATTTTTAGCGGTATACTCAGCGAAACGCCCGCCTTCGCTGCGGTAGAACTCACTAACCCCGATTATTGGCGCATTCCTTCCCCTAGCAACACCTTTCACGGACGCGATATTTTTGCCCCCGTCGGCGCGCACCTAGCCAGCGGTACGCCCCTAGCCGAGTTGGGCGACGCGATCGCCCCCGGAACCCTCGTGCAACTGCCCTTCCCGGCGCTAAAACCGACTGCTACGGGGCTTGAGGGCTGCATTCAGTATTGCGATCGCTTCGGCAATTTAATCGCTAATATTCCAGCGGCGGCGGTAGCAGGGAAAAGTTGGTTCCTAAGCGCAGGAGAACGCACCTTTGTGGGTGTAAAGACTTACAACGACGTAGCGAAAGGGGAAAGCCTCGCACTCGTCGGCAGTCACGGTTGGGTAGAAATTGCGGTGAATGGAGGCAGCGCGCGATCGCAGCTTAACTTGGATTGCGGCGCAGTAGTATGCTTGAGAGTGACGGGGTGACGGCGCTTCGACTTCGCTCAGCGCACCGGGTGACGGGGGGACGGGGTGACGGGGAGATTGAGGATACCCAATTTAGATGCGTCTTAGCTTACATAACAGTCGAGCCGAGTTTTTCGGTTCGAGGCTTGCATCCGGGATAATTTTTAATTCTTAATTCTTAATTCCCAAACCTCGTTCCTAAAATTGTAACGGAAGCGCTCTTTTCCGGAAGATACGGCACAGTAGAAGGAAAAGAACGATGGATGCAAAATAGATACTCTTTATGATTAACCCTAAAATTTTAGCAACCGCGATCGGAACCCTACTCCTGTTACTGGGGTGTAGCTTTGCCCAACAACCTAAAACAATGGCTTCAGATCCGATAGTCCCCTCAGCCCAAACGCTTCAAACTCCCGAAATTGCAGACGAACGGTTGCTTGAAGCAAATGCGAAGTTTGGGTTAAACCTTTTCCGACAATTGCAGCAAAAAGATACAGGAAAAAATATTTTTATCTCTCCGACTAGCGTTGCAAACGCTCTCAGTCTTCTGTTGCAAGGGACGGCGGGCGAAACGCAACAAGAAATGCTAAAAGCCTTAGAACTGAGGGACATGACGCTGACTGATATTAATCGCGCCAACCAAACGCTTCATCAACTTTTAGAAAATGCCGATCCGAGCGTTCGAGTTGCGATCGCGAATTCCATTTGGATGCGGCAAGGCGTTGCGTTCAAGCCGGAATTTCTGCAAACGAATCGAGAATACTATAATTCTGAAGTCAGCGAATTAGATTTCAGCAGTGCCGATGCTGCCCCTCGGATTAATCGTTGGGTGAGCGATAAAACTAATAATAAAATTGACAAAATGGTCGATTCAATCGATCCGCAGCAAGTTCTCTTTCTTCTCAATGCCATTTACTTTAAAGGGGACTGGTCGCAAAAATTCGATCGCGCGCAAACTCAAGAAAAACCATTTTTCCTCAATCGAGAGCAAACGGTAAAAGATAGCGATCGCAAAGCTTCGGTTCCCGTTGCCATGATGTCGCAAACGGGAGAATATCGCTACCTAGAAAACGAACAATTCCAGGCTGTAAGTCTTCCTTACGGAAAAGAAGGTCGAATGAGTTTCTATGTGTTCTTACCAAAAAGCAATAGTAGCTTAGAAAGTTTTTACCAACAACTAACTTTAGTAAATTGGCAAACTTGGATGCAGCGTTTCAGCAGAAGAGATGGTAAAATCGAACTGCCTCGTTTTAAACTCGAGTACGAAACGCAATTGAAAGAAGTTCTCGAAACATTGGGCTTAAAAACGATATTCGACCCAAATACTGCTAACTTTTCTAAGATGACCGATGCTTCGGTTGTCGTCGATCGCGTCAAACACAAAAGTTTTGTGGAAGTGAACGAAGAAGGAACGGAAGCAGCAGCAGCAACTTCAATTGGCATCCGCGTAACTTCCATGCCGCCCCCACCTTTCCAAATGACAGTCGATCGCCCCTTCTTTTTCGCAATTCGCGACAATCGCAGCGGCGAAGTCTTATTTATGGGATCGATGCTCGAACCGCCTTCGCCTTAAAGGGTTGGGAATACAGCGATCGCGCGTTGAAATGGTCAGCGGTGTTAAATTTTGAGATGAATTGAGAAAGAAGCAGAAACCTTTTCCGGGTGAAATATTCCCCATTTATAGTACAGAGTTATCCGAAATTTTGATAGGAATCTTTGTATTCTAGAAAGAGAAGTTCTTTAAGTCGAGCTTCTACCTATCTAGATTGGTTAATTTTGCCCCCATCTGCACTTACTTTATGAATCGCGTACGCTCTAACATTTTTGTATTGGCTTTCGGTGCGATCGCGTCTATTCTGTTAGTCGGTAGCTTTACTCTGTGCGCGCGCGCTCAACCGGTCCCCGCAAAGGACGACGCTACGGGAACAACGATTAAAATTGAAGGCAATCAATTCAATATCGAAGGCGGTACGCTTTCAGGCGATGGAAGCAATCTTTTCCATAGTTTCGAGCAATTCGGTCTTGATGCCAACCAAGTCGCGAATTTCCTCTCACACCCTCAAATTCAAAATATTCTCGCCCGCGTTGTCGGTAACGATCCTTCGATTATCAATGGCTTAATTCAAGTTACGGGCGGCAATTCTAATTTGTACTTAATGAATCCGGCTGGGATTATTCTCGGGCAAGGGGCAAGTTTAAACGTTCCGGGCGATTTTGTGGCAACGACAGCAACGGGAATTGGTTTTGGTGGCGATCGCTGGTTTAATGCGTTTGGGGAAAATCGCTATACGACTTTAGTCGGCAATCCCACTCAATTTGCCTTCGATTTATCCCAAGCCAGTGCAATTATCAATGCAGGTTCCTTAAAAACCGATAATGGTAGCGTTGCCCTAATTGGGGGAAAAATTGCTAATACCGGAAGGCTAGAAACATTGGGCGGAAATGTTGCGGTTGCTGCTGTTCCCGGAAGTAGTTTAATCCGCATCTCGCAACCGGACAACTTATTAAGTTTAGAAATTGCCCCG
This window harbors:
- a CDS encoding serpin family protein is translated as MINPKILATAIGTLLLLLGCSFAQQPKTMASDPIVPSAQTLQTPEIADERLLEANAKFGLNLFRQLQQKDTGKNIFISPTSVANALSLLLQGTAGETQQEMLKALELRDMTLTDINRANQTLHQLLENADPSVRVAIANSIWMRQGVAFKPEFLQTNREYYNSEVSELDFSSADAAPRINRWVSDKTNNKIDKMVDSIDPQQVLFLLNAIYFKGDWSQKFDRAQTQEKPFFLNREQTVKDSDRKASVPVAMMSQTGEYRYLENEQFQAVSLPYGKEGRMSFYVFLPKSNSSLESFYQQLTLVNWQTWMQRFSRRDGKIELPRFKLEYETQLKEVLETLGLKTIFDPNTANFSKMTDASVVVDRVKHKSFVEVNEEGTEAAAATSIGIRVTSMPPPPFQMTVDRPFFFAIRDNRSGEVLFMGSMLEPPSP
- a CDS encoding filamentous hemagglutinin N-terminal domain-containing protein; this encodes MNRVRSNIFVLAFGAIASILLVGSFTLCARAQPVPAKDDATGTTIKIEGNQFNIEGGTLSGDGSNLFHSFEQFGLDANQVANFLSHPQIQNILARVVGNDPSIINGLIQVTGGNSNLYLMNPAGIILGQGASLNVPGDFVATTATGIGFGGDRWFNAFGENRYTTLVGNPTQFAFDLSQASAIINAGSLKTDNGSVALIGGKIANTGRLETLGGNVAVAAVPGSSLIRISQPDNLLSLEIAPPRDTNGVILPFAARDLPELLTNSSNSNIDTGLSVDSNRNGHIFNPAPKPTLEPQSIAIGTLTPPNNDSVVNPLSVIVVLLENASFVLPPPGERPPDPAPGGHSSSSLSPLNPISSPGGTPDASNLYPDVSRSVSSVIDDTPQTSVPTGSDNRPSITPAGTAENAEILPVQSSCANVDIETSEGEFSRGCSMPASVEEKPILDISNVVP
- a CDS encoding SAM-dependent chlorinase/fluorinase, with translation MNQPKIITLLSDFGWQDSYVGAMKGAIARINPTLNILDLTHDIPPQDLTAARFCLLNTYRYFPDGTVHVAVVDPGVGSRRRAIAVQIAAGTLVGPDNGIFSGILSETPAFAAVELTNPDYWRIPSPSNTFHGRDIFAPVGAHLASGTPLAELGDAIAPGTLVQLPFPALKPTATGLEGCIQYCDRFGNLIANIPAAAVAGKSWFLSAGERTFVGVKTYNDVAKGESLALVGSHGWVEIAVNGGSARSQLNLDCGAVVCLRVTG